One genomic window of Parasteatoda tepidariorum isolate YZ-2023 chromosome 9, CAS_Ptep_4.0, whole genome shotgun sequence includes the following:
- the LOC107442593 gene encoding histone-lysine N-methyltransferase SETMAR-like, with amino-acid sequence MSVDKVHLRHCILYEFQKGSNASEACKNLCAVFGKDIVNVCTCQRWFSKFRSGDLSLKESDRSGRPSKIDNDVLRSMLENNPHLTSREIAEEFGIHHTTVGDHIKSLGLVLKQSVCVPHELTEKNLSHRVRMCSSHLIRHNVELFFGQAGYWR; translated from the coding sequence atgTCAGTAGATAAAGTGCATTTACGACACtgcattttatatgaattcCAAAAAGGAAGCAACGCATCGGAagcatgtaaaaatttatgtgcGGTATTTGGAAAAGATATTGTAAATGTTTGTACTTGTCAAAGATGGTTCAGCAAATTTCGTTCTGGGGATCTGAGTCTCAAAGAAAGTGATCGATCTGGACGACCATCCAAGATCGATAATGATGTTTTGCGATCCATGTTGGAAAATAATCCACATTTAACAAGTCGAGAAATTGCAGAAGAGTTTGGAATTCATCATACAACTGTTGGAGATCACATTAAATCTCTTGGGTTGGTGTTAAAGCAAAGTGTTTGCGTTCCACATGAATTAACGGAAAAGAATTTGTCTCATCGTGTAAGAATGTGTTCATCACATCTGATTAGACACAATGTGGAGCTGTTTTTTGGACAGGCTGGTTACTGGAGATGA